From the Aquitalea magnusonii genome, one window contains:
- a CDS encoding MFS transporter → MENLDATVINTALPALAASFGVQPVDLNIGIAAYLLSLTLLIPASGWLADRLGCRRVFMAAIVVFTLASLLCAMSQNLWQFALARVLQGVGGAMMVPVGRLAVLRNTPKQKLMQAIAMITWPGLVAPLLGPPLGGLITTYASWHWIFLLNLPLGALAFALAGWLIPASDDAAASSRFDWTGFLLCGTACLLLMSGLEQVGGNGRLTLAMLCLFCSAVLLAGLWRHCRRSQAPLLDLSILRIRTYRTTIVGGSLLRAAINTTPFLLPLMLQLGMGVEAFHAGLLLLTLFAGNLGMKVITSRTLQRFGFRHTLLISGLALVLLTLLLATFGPDTPWPWMVLVLLLSGMARSMTFTTLSTLAFVDVPPAQMSHANTLFNMLLRMAYGLGIAFAAIALRLSEGWLPASSPLAHYHFAFCMLAALTLLALWDVWQLPANAGQLLSQQPAPRH, encoded by the coding sequence ATGGAAAACCTCGACGCCACCGTCATCAACACGGCCTTGCCGGCACTGGCGGCCTCGTTTGGCGTGCAGCCGGTGGACCTCAATATCGGCATCGCCGCCTATTTGCTGAGCCTGACACTGTTGATTCCGGCCAGCGGCTGGCTGGCCGACCGGCTGGGCTGCCGCCGGGTATTCATGGCGGCCATCGTGGTGTTTACCCTGGCGTCCTTGCTGTGTGCCATGTCGCAAAACCTGTGGCAGTTTGCGCTGGCGCGGGTGTTGCAAGGCGTGGGCGGGGCGATGATGGTGCCGGTGGGGCGGCTGGCGGTGTTGCGCAATACGCCCAAACAAAAGCTGATGCAGGCCATTGCCATGATTACCTGGCCGGGGCTGGTGGCACCCTTGCTGGGGCCGCCACTGGGGGGGCTCATCACCACCTATGCGTCCTGGCACTGGATTTTCCTGCTTAACCTGCCGCTGGGCGCGCTGGCGTTTGCATTGGCCGGGTGGCTGATTCCGGCCTCGGATGATGCGGCGGCAAGCAGCCGTTTCGACTGGACAGGCTTTCTGCTGTGCGGCACGGCCTGTCTGTTGCTGATGAGCGGTCTGGAGCAGGTGGGCGGCAATGGACGCCTGACGCTGGCCATGCTCTGCCTGTTTTGTTCCGCCGTGCTGCTGGCGGGCCTGTGGCGGCATTGCCGCCGCAGCCAGGCCCCCTTGCTGGACTTGTCCATCCTGCGCATTCGCACTTACCGTACCACCATTGTTGGTGGTTCCCTGCTGCGCGCGGCCATCAATACCACGCCGTTTTTGCTGCCGCTGATGTTGCAACTGGGCATGGGGGTGGAGGCTTTTCATGCAGGCTTGCTGTTGCTCACCCTGTTTGCCGGCAATCTGGGCATGAAGGTGATCACCAGCCGTACGCTGCAGCGCTTCGGTTTTCGCCACACCTTGCTGATCAGCGGTCTGGCGCTGGTGCTGCTGACCTTGCTGCTCGCCACCTTCGGGCCGGATACGCCATGGCCGTGGATGGTGCTGGTGCTGTTGCTGTCCGGCATGGCCCGCTCCATGACCTTCACCACCTTGAGCACCCTGGCTTTTGTCGACGTGCCGCCGGCACAGATGAGCCATGCCAACACCCTGTTCAATATGCTGCTGCGCATGGCCTACGGCCTGGGCATTGCCTTTGCCGCCATCGCGCTGCGCCTCTCCGAGGGCTGGCTGCCGGCCTCCAGCCCCTTGGCGCACTATCATTTTGCCTTCTGCATGCTGGCCGCACTGACCTTGCTGGCCCTGTGGGATGTATGGCAACTGCCGGCCAATGCCGGGCAACTGTTGAGCCAGCAGCCGGCGCCGCGTCACTGA
- a CDS encoding TetR family transcriptional regulator, whose product MRQRILEAAQNEFVQHGFSGARLDNIAAQASTNKRMVVYHFHSKKELYIAVLERVYGEIRDIEKQLQLQGLPPREAMALLTGFTFDYHHNHPDFCRLVSIENIHQARHIADSDIIRQRNRSVIEVVEGILTRGIAEQVFHNQADAIDVHMLISSLCFYRVSNRHTFASLFGRDLTLPEHAARHRQIIIDTVLAYLERAAD is encoded by the coding sequence ATGCGCCAACGTATTCTGGAGGCGGCACAAAACGAATTCGTCCAGCACGGCTTCAGCGGTGCCCGGCTGGATAATATCGCCGCGCAGGCCAGTACCAACAAACGCATGGTGGTGTATCACTTCCACAGCAAGAAGGAGCTGTACATTGCCGTGCTGGAGCGGGTGTATGGCGAAATCCGCGATATCGAAAAGCAGTTGCAGCTGCAAGGACTGCCGCCGCGCGAGGCCATGGCCTTGCTCACCGGCTTCACCTTCGACTACCACCACAATCATCCGGACTTCTGTCGGCTGGTGAGTATCGAGAACATCCACCAGGCGCGGCATATTGCCGACTCGGACATCATCCGCCAGCGCAACCGCAGCGTGATCGAAGTGGTGGAAGGTATCCTCACGCGCGGCATTGCCGAGCAGGTATTCCACAACCAGGCCGATGCCATTGATGTACACATGCTGATCAGCTCACTGTGCTTCTACCGTGTCTCCAACCGCCACACCTTTGCCAGCCTGTTCGGGCGCGACCTTACCCTGCCCGAACACGCTGCCAGACACCGGCAGATCATCATCGATACGGTATTGGCCTATCTGGAGCGGGCGGCAGACTGA
- a CDS encoding porin yields MKRKTQLMLLASLSPLLANAALADDSTVTIYGRIHADFENTKSGAASTAFSTNKVQNDTSRIGFKGTEDLGNGLKAIWQVESGVAIDDGSSTGSNTWAGRESFVGLSSNQLGTLKAGNFLVAIDDLHYIAGNSFQYATGISNDATLWANGGSLASGGFDVRAGNSLSYQTPKFNNVTARIQYSLTSGTGSSETATHGASLVSANLTYDDGQLRVGYGFQQNRAMQQMSSNFYQNGLMHMLAVGYNFGSIYIGGLVEHDILDNINQTGNSRSRNYGSLIATYTNGANIFSAQYGQAASWKGSAAVQDSGAKMGTLAYNRVLSKTTQVYVLYTELHNDANATYVLGGNPSATAAGASKQHSLAVGMWKNF; encoded by the coding sequence GTGAAACGCAAGACCCAATTGATGCTGCTGGCTTCCCTGTCCCCGCTGCTGGCCAATGCCGCGCTGGCGGACGATTCCACGGTCACCATTTATGGCCGTATCCATGCCGACTTTGAAAACACCAAGTCCGGCGCGGCCAGTACCGCTTTCTCCACCAACAAGGTGCAAAACGACACCTCGCGCATCGGCTTCAAGGGCACGGAAGACTTGGGCAACGGCCTGAAAGCCATCTGGCAGGTGGAATCCGGGGTGGCCATTGATGATGGTTCGAGTACTGGCTCCAATACCTGGGCCGGTCGGGAAAGCTTTGTCGGGCTGAGTTCCAATCAACTGGGTACCCTGAAGGCCGGTAACTTCCTGGTGGCCATTGACGACCTGCACTACATCGCGGGCAACAGCTTCCAGTACGCCACCGGTATTTCCAATGATGCCACGCTGTGGGCCAATGGCGGCAGCCTGGCCAGTGGCGGTTTTGATGTGCGCGCCGGTAACTCGCTGAGCTATCAGACGCCCAAGTTCAATAATGTCACCGCCCGCATCCAGTATTCGCTCACCAGCGGCACCGGCAGCTCGGAAACCGCCACCCATGGCGCCAGCCTGGTGTCGGCCAATCTGACCTATGATGACGGCCAGTTGCGCGTGGGTTACGGCTTCCAGCAAAACCGCGCCATGCAGCAGATGTCCAGCAACTTCTACCAGAACGGCCTGATGCACATGCTGGCTGTGGGTTACAACTTTGGCAGCATCTATATTGGCGGCCTGGTGGAACACGACATCCTGGATAACATCAACCAGACCGGCAACAGCCGCAGCCGCAACTATGGCAGCCTGATCGCCACCTATACCAATGGTGCCAATATCTTCTCCGCCCAGTATGGTCAGGCAGCTTCCTGGAAGGGTTCAGCCGCGGTGCAGGATAGCGGTGCCAAGATGGGCACGCTGGCTTACAACCGTGTCTTGAGCAAGACCACCCAGGTGTATGTGCTGTATACCGAGCTGCACAATGATGCCAATGCCACTTACGTGCTGGGTGGCAACCCCAGCGCCACCGCCGCCGGGGCCAGCAAGCAGCATTCGCTGGCCGTGGGCATGTGGAAGAACTTCTGA
- a CDS encoding AEC family transporter, giving the protein MLAIASITGPIFILIALGYWVSWRQWFAQASVRALGQFVITFALPAMIFRALTRQSFAEVVDLHYLLAYGLGSLLALGLGMLFARVVAGHDLRLSTLFGLGMSMSNSGFIGFPIVSQLLGAKAGIALAMTMLVENALVFPLGLILLESHAANGKGWVYLLRQVAGRLLRSPLVIAISTGVLCSLAGLQLPGVLSKVLELLAQASVALSLFVIGGSLVGLKTRGIVRRISPIVLGKLLIHPLLIFLLLHFLLPVPAWLQVAAVLFACAPMMSIYPILGQKYGHEGLCAATLLAATVASFFSISGMLWLQG; this is encoded by the coding sequence GTGCTGGCTATTGCAAGTATCACCGGACCCATCTTCATCCTCATTGCCCTTGGTTACTGGGTAAGCTGGCGGCAGTGGTTTGCCCAGGCCAGCGTGCGGGCGCTGGGGCAGTTTGTCATCACCTTTGCCTTGCCGGCGATGATATTCCGCGCACTGACCCGCCAGTCTTTTGCCGAGGTGGTGGACCTGCACTACCTGCTGGCTTATGGGCTTGGCTCCTTGCTGGCATTGGGGCTGGGCATGCTGTTTGCCCGCGTGGTGGCCGGGCATGACCTGCGTCTGAGTACCCTGTTCGGGCTGGGCATGTCCATGTCCAATAGCGGCTTTATCGGCTTTCCCATCGTGTCGCAACTGCTGGGTGCCAAGGCTGGCATTGCGCTGGCCATGACCATGCTGGTGGAAAACGCGCTGGTGTTTCCGCTGGGGCTGATCCTGCTGGAAAGCCATGCCGCCAACGGCAAGGGCTGGGTTTACCTGCTGCGCCAGGTGGCCGGGCGCTTGCTGCGCTCGCCGCTGGTGATTGCCATCAGCACCGGGGTGTTGTGTTCGCTGGCAGGCTTGCAACTGCCAGGCGTGCTCAGCAAGGTGCTGGAGTTGCTGGCACAGGCATCGGTGGCCTTGTCACTGTTTGTTATCGGCGGCTCACTGGTGGGCTTGAAGACACGGGGCATCGTGCGCCGGATTTCCCCCATCGTGCTGGGCAAGCTACTGATACACCCCTTGCTGATCTTCTTGCTGCTGCATTTCCTGCTGCCGGTGCCAGCCTGGCTGCAAGTGGCGGCGGTGCTGTTTGCCTGCGCACCGATGATGAGCATCTACCCCATCCTGGGGCAGAAGTACGGCCATGAAGGCTTGTGCGCGGCCACCTTGCTGGCAGCCACGGTGGCATCCTTTTTTTCCATCAGCGGCATGCTCTGGCTGCAAGGCTGA
- a CDS encoding LysR substrate-binding domain-containing protein, with amino-acid sequence MDLKQLQYFTCVAELGSFTRASNTLNIAQPALSRQIRMLEVELRQNLLIRNGRGVSMTEAGKVLLEHSLGILHQVERVKEELGKVRGAMAGHVVVGLPPSLLKVLAVPLTKTFRARLPNASLSICEGLSVTMHEALVAGRLDVALLYNVIPSAEVETFPLLEEELFLMTARFDDAPDSITLRDVAGTPLIIPSRPNSIRMLVESELANIGCRPHIELEIDGVSAILELVADGYGSAVLTRSAVTSLADASRFTVRKIVEPVLSSKLAMAISLRHPATLTQQLFIDLIREHIREWLGYPSET; translated from the coding sequence ATGGATTTGAAACAGTTGCAGTACTTTACCTGTGTGGCAGAGCTGGGCAGCTTCACCCGCGCGTCCAATACGCTGAACATTGCCCAGCCCGCGCTCAGCCGCCAGATCCGCATGCTGGAAGTGGAGCTGCGGCAGAACCTGCTGATCCGCAATGGCCGGGGTGTTTCCATGACCGAGGCGGGCAAGGTGTTGCTGGAGCACAGCCTGGGCATCCTGCACCAGGTGGAGCGGGTGAAGGAGGAGCTGGGCAAGGTGCGTGGTGCCATGGCCGGGCATGTGGTGGTGGGCTTGCCACCCAGCTTGCTCAAGGTATTGGCGGTGCCGCTGACCAAAACCTTCCGCGCCCGGCTGCCCAATGCCTCGCTGTCCATCTGCGAGGGTTTGTCCGTCACCATGCACGAGGCGCTGGTGGCCGGGCGGCTGGATGTGGCCCTGCTGTACAACGTGATTCCGTCTGCCGAAGTGGAAACCTTCCCCTTGCTGGAAGAAGAACTATTCCTGATGACCGCCCGCTTTGACGATGCCCCGGACAGCATCACCCTGCGTGATGTCGCCGGCACGCCGCTGATCATCCCCAGCCGCCCCAACTCCATCCGCATGCTGGTGGAGTCGGAGTTGGCCAATATCGGCTGCCGTCCGCACATCGAGCTGGAAATCGACGGTGTGTCCGCCATTCTGGAGCTGGTGGCCGATGGCTATGGCTCGGCGGTGCTCACCCGCAGCGCAGTGACCTCACTGGCCGATGCCTCGCGCTTTACCGTGCGCAAGATTGTCGAACCGGTGCTGTCCAGCAAGCTGGCCATGGCCATCAGCCTGCGTCACCCGGCCACCCTGACCCAGCAACTGTTCATCGATTTGATTCGCGAACATATCCGCGAATGGCTGGGGTATCCCTCCGAAACCTGA